From the Cohaesibacter sp. ES.047 genome, the window GCCGACGAAGGGGGGCACCATGCAGCGCACGCCGTTTTCCAGCATTGCGGGCTTATAGGAGGAAGATTGCGTCTGGCCCTTGATGGTCGGTTCGGTCTCGGTGACTTCAAGGGTTACCTGATCCGGCAAATCGATGCCGATCGGGCGCTCTTCATAGAGTTCCACGACCACGGGCATGCCATCCTGAAGGAAGGCAGCGCGCTCGCCGACAAAATCCTTGTTCAACTCGAGCTGTTCGTAGGACACGGTGTCCATGAACACGAGGTTGTCGCCTTCTTCATAAAGGAACGTGAAATCCTTCTGCTCAAGGCGCACGCGCTCGACCGTTTCGGAGGCGCGGAACCGTTCGTTCAGTTTGCGGCCATCGAGCAGGTTTTTCATTTCGACCTGAGCGAAGGCGCCGCCCTTGCCGGGTTTGACTGCGTTGACCTTGACTGCAACCCAGATGGTGCCCTGATGCTCGATCACGTTGCCGGGACGGATTTCGTTACCGTTGATTTTCATAACAAGCCATCTTGCTGGCAGGAAGCGCGCGCAGTGCGCTGTGGCGTTCCTGCTTCATTGAGTTCATGATTGGATCCGTTGGTGCCAAATCTGTCATGGCGCTGCGGACGGGTGCCTTCTAGGACCATATTCAAGCGCCTTTTGCAAGGCTTTTGGCAGGTTTTTAGGCCCAAAAAGGCCGCAACACGTTAATCGGTGATGCTCTGGAGCGAGCCGAAGCGAGCACAGTTCGCTACCACAGAGACTTGTCACTGAGGTCGGCGAGGGCCTTTTGCTTGTCCGCATCGGGCAATTGGGTGAAGAAATTCTCCAGCCAGTCATCATGTTTGCCGGCCCGTTTTGACAATAGATAGTATTCGGCTGCCTTGACCGGGTCGGCGGGCGCGCCATAGCCGCGGGCCAACATGCGGGCCAGACGGTTTTGTGCAAGGACGTGACCGGACTTCGCAGCCTGCTCGATCCAGGCTCTGGACATGTCATAATTCTTGGCTACGCCCTTGCCGGAAAAAAGCATCAGGCCGTATTCGAGCTGGGCGTCGGCAAAGCCGCTCTTGGCTGCCTGAAGCATCCAGTAGGCGGCCTTATCAAGTTCCGGGGTGGGAAACAGCTGGGATCGATAGATGTTGGCCAGCGTGTATTGCGCGTCCGCTAGGCCCTGATTGGCCGATTGGGTGAGCAGATCTATCGCCTCGTTCAGATCCTGACGGGCCAACTGCCCTTCCAGCTTGATCAGTCCCAGGTTGAACTGGGCGTGCTTTTGTCCCTGTGCGGCGGCTTTTTCGAACAGCTCGATTGCCTTGTCGGTGTTCTTGTCCACCCCTTGGCCCCGGGCATAGAGAAGCCCAAGCGCAAACTCGGCTTCGGCGTCTTTCTCTGCTGCTGCCAGTTCGAACCAGCTTGCCGCTTCCTTGACGTCGCGCTCGACACCAAGGCCTCGGTAATAGAGCTCGCCGAGCAAAGTCTGGGCTGCGACGTCCCCCTGTCCGGCCAGACGTGTGGCAAAGTCAAAGGCGGTGAGATAATACCCGCGCTGATAGGCCGAGTAGGCTGCCTCACGCGTAAGCTCAAGGCGCGGCACGTTGAAGGGATTGTCCCGCGTGGTTGGCTGCGGCAGGGTTTCCCGCTCTTTGTGGGGCGCGATTTCCTTGTCTTGAGGTGCGTCGCCGGGCGCGATCTCAATCGTATTGGTAACCTTGCCGGTGTCCGCCGGGCCAGCCTCGGCAGCCCCCGCTGGCTGCGCGCCGAGGATCGGTGCGAAAGCCAGAATGCTTCCGACCAAGCCGGTTCGGATCAGACCTAGACAATCACATTGATGATCGATGAGACGAACCTTCACGGGTGGCGTCCTTGCTGGCGATTGACGAAACATGAAAAACGGGTAGCAGGCAAGGTGAATGGCAGTGAAATTGGACCATTCTGTGGTGCCTCTAGATGGACTCGAGACAGAAGGATCTAGACTGCCTCTTGTGGGGCTCCGGCGGCAATAAGCGCCGAGGCTTCGCGGACTGCAGCTTCTGGTCCCTGTTCGTGATCCCAGATCGCCTCGCGCAGGGCGATGAATTCGATGCCAAGGCTGGAGATCGTTTCACATTCTGACAGATCGCTGCCGCCGATGATGACCGCAGGGACTTCGAAAAGACTGGACCACCAGTCGGCCATTTCCAGTGCCTTGTCGTAGATCTTTTCCTCGGTCGGGGCGTTAAGGCGTCCGAACATGATGTAGTCGATACCGGTTTCGGCGATTTCCATTGCAATGTGGCGCTTGTTGCCACCTTCGGCACCCAGCATGAACCGCTCGGAGAAATCTTCTACCGCGAGTTCAATGTCATTGATGTCGCCATTGATGTGCAGGCCGTCGCATTTGGCGCGTCCTGCGATGCGGGTGTCACCACGCAGGACCACCGCGATGTCGTTCTTTTGTGCCATCGGTGCAATGGTCTGGGCTATCTTTTGCAACTCGCTGTCCTGCTGTTCATCGCAGTCGATCAAGAGGGCGGCAATCGGGCCGCCGTTCATTGCTGCTTCGAGCTGTGCGGGAAAGCTGTCCAGATCGATGTGTCTGGGGGTGACGAGATAAATCTGGCTTTGCTCCATGGTGAGACCTGTTTCCTGGAGATGACAATCGGTGCCGCACTGATATCGCGCAAAGCTTGCTGGGTGCAAGGGCTGTGTTGTGCGAACACAAAAAAATGCGCCGATCGGACGACCGGCGCATGGATTGTTGGCTTTTGAAAGCTGAAATCAGGCTTTCAGAACTTCAACGCCGGGCAGTTCCTTGCCTTCCATCCATTCAAGGAAGGCACCGCCTGCGGTGGAGATGTAGGAGAAGTCGTCATAGACGCCAGCATGGTTGAGGGCTGCAACGGTGTCGCCGCCGCCGGCAACCGAGGTCAGTTTGCCTGATTTGGTTTCTTCGGCTGCCGCTTTTGCAGCCGCAACGGTTGCGGTGTCGAACGGTGCGATTTCGAAGGCACCAAGCGGGCCGTTCCAGACCACGGTGTTGGCTTTCTTGATCCATGCAACGACGGCTTCAACGGATTTGGGTCCAACGTCAAGCATCATGCCATCGGCAGGGACGCTGTCCACGTCGAGAACCTCATAAGCAGCACCGGCTGCAAATTCCTTGGCGACCAGTGCGTCAACCGGCAGGATGATCTCGCAGCCGATTTTATCGGCCTTGGCCATGATGCGGTTTGCCGTTTCAGCCAGATCATGTTCGCAGAGCGACTTGCCGACATCCTTGCCTTGAGCGGCGAGGAAGGTGTTGGCCATGCCACCGCCGATGACAAGGCCGTCAACTTTGGTGATGAGGTTTTCAAGCAGGTCGATCTTGGTGGACACTTTTGCGCCGCCAACAACGGCGAGAACCGGACGGTTCGGATTGCCAAGGGCAGCGTCAAGGGCTTCAAGCTCTTTTTGCATGGTGCGACCGGCAACGGCAGGCATGTGGTGGCAAAGGCCTTCGGTGGAGACGTGCGCGCGATGGGAAACCGAGAAGGCGTCCGCTACGAGAAGGTCGCCATTGGCACCAAGCTGTGCTGCGAATTCGGGATCGTTCTTTTCTTCGCCTTTGTAGTAGCGGGTGTTTTCCAGAACGAGAACATCACCGTCTGCCATGTTGTCGATTGCCGCCTTGGCGATGTCGCCAACGCAGTCTTCGGCAAAGCCAACGGGCATGTTGAGGGCTTTGGAGAGAGCCGGAACAACCTGCTTGAGGGACATTTCGGGCACTTTTTCGCCCTTGGGGCGACCGAAGTGCGCGAGGATGATGACCTTGCCACCTTTTTCGGAAATTTCCGTCAGGGTCGGTACGATGCGATCAAGGCGGGTGCTGTCGGTGACGACGCCGTCTTTCATTGGCACGTTGAGGTCAACACGCACGAGGACGCGCTTGCCACTCAGTTCTGCATCATCGAGGGTCTTGAATTTGCTAGCAGCCATTGGGTCTATCCTGTGGTCTGTCCGATGGGTGATCGGAAAATGAGTCTCGAATAGAAAAGGCGCTGTCCGGACCAAAAACCGTTGGCCGGTTTTGTCTCGCGAAACAGCGCCTTCTTTATCGTCGGTATCCTGTCAGGCGGGCCTGACAGGTGGGCGTCAAGGCCGCCTGATTAGATGAGCTTTGCCATGGCAACCGCGGTATCAGCCATACGGTTGGAGAAGCCCCACTCGTTGTCGTACCAGGTCAGGATGCGGACCATGCGGCCTTCCATGACTTTGGTCTGGTCCATGTGGAAGATGGAAGAGTGCGGGTCATGGTTGAAGTCGGTAGAGACGTTCGGCAGATCGGTGTAGCCGAGAATGCCTTTGAGTTTACCGTCTGCAGCATCGCGGATCGCTGCGTTGATTTCTTCAACGGTGGTGTCTTTCTTGGCTTCGAACACAAGGTCAACAACAGATACGTTCGGGGTTGGAACGCGGATTGCAACGCCGTCCAGTTTGCCAGCGAGTTCTGGCAGAACCAGACCAACAGCTTTAGCAGCACCGGTAGAAGTCGGGATCATGGACAGGGCTGCTGCGCGTGCGCGATACAGGTCGCTGTGCATGGTATCGAGGGTCGGCTGATCACCAGTGTAGGAGTGAATGGTGGTCATGAAGCCTTTTTCGATGCCAACGGCATTGTTCAGGGCATAAGCAACCGGAGACAGGCAGTTGGTGGTGCAAGAAGCGTTGGAAACAACCAGATCTTCAGCGGTCAGGCTGTCGTTGTTCACACCGAACACGATGGTTTTGTCAGCGCCAGCAGCCGGAGCAGAAACCAGAACGCGTTTTGCGCCTGCTTCAAGGTGCATGGAAGCTTTTTCTTTTGCGGTGAAGATGCCGGTGCATTCCATCGCAATATCGATGCCCATTTCGCCCCATGGGAGTTCTTTGGGATCGCGGATCGCGGTTACCTTGATGGGGCCACGGCCAACGTCAATGGTGTCGCCGTCAACGGTAACGGTGCCAGGGAACTTGCCATGTACGGAGTCAAAACGCACAAGGTGAGCGTTGGTTTCAACCGGGCCCAGATCGTTGATCGCAACAACTTCGATGTCGGTACGGCCGGATTCGATGATAGCACGAAGCACGTTACGGCCGATACGACCGAAACCATTGATCGCCACTTTAACAGTCATGACTTTCTCCTGAATTTTCTCCAGCCCACCTGAATGGCATTTGCCAAAGGGGCCGGGCTTCCACTTGGATCAACCAGAACGTTTGCACGCAAACTGAATTGTTAGAATGGGCGAAAACGTTTCATTCGTTGGTTTTATGCATTTCCGCGATCAAGAAATCGTGGAAATGGTAATAGATGAGCGCTTGTTATCCGAGGGTTGAGGAAAGCGCGTTGATTAATCTCATGATAGAGTGAATATATACTTTTGTCGTGTGACAATTTGTCAAGTCCGACAAGTGAATTGGCAGGAGGTTATTAGAGTTTCCTGCCAACTCCTATCGCATATATGGGTTGTTAAGCGCTTTTCAATTTCTCGGTGACCTGAGCGACAACATTTTCGGCAGTAATGCCGAAATGTTCATAGAGCTCTTCAGCCGGACCGGATGCACCAAAGCCGGGCATGCCGACGAAGATGCCGTCAGTGCCGATGATGCGGTCCCAACCCATACGCAGGGCCGCTTCGATGCCAACATTGACCTTGGCCGAGCCAAGGGTGTCTTTCTTGTAGTTCTCGGACTGGGCTTCGAACAGTTCGAAGCATGGTACGGAAACCACGCGCGTTTTAACGCCCTGAGCTTCGAGTGTTTTCTGCGCTTCCATGGCAACCCCGATTTCCGAACCGGATGCAAACAGGGATGCTTCGGCGTCCCCATCACAATCGGAGAGCACATAGGCACCGCGACCACAAAGGTTTTCCTCGGAATATTCGGTGCGCACCGGTGCAAGACCCTGACGGGTCAGAGCCAGAACGCTTGGAGCGCCGTCGGATTTCAGAGCCAGTTCCCAGCACTCTGCGGTTTCCATGACGTCTGCCGGACGGAAGACCTGCAGGTTGGGCATGGCGCGCAGGGATGCGAGGGTTTCGACCGGCTGGTGCGTCGGGCCGTCTTCGCCAAGGCCGATGGAATCATGGGTCAGCACATAGATGACCCGCTGTCCCATCAGGGCTGACAGGCGTATTGCACCGCGCATGTAGTCGGCAAAGACAAGGAAGGTGCCGCCGTAAGGAATGATGCCGCCATGCAGCGCCATACCGTTCATGGTCGAGGCCATGACGTGCTCGCGAATGCCATAGTTCATATAGCGGCCGGAGAAATCATCAGCGGTGATCGATACGGTTGCCAGGGTCTTGGTGTTGTTCGAGCCGGTCAGGTCGGCAGAGCCGCCAACGGTCTCGGGCAGAGCTTCGTTGATGACGGTGAGGGCCATTTCGGAAGCCTTGCGGCTCGCGACCTTCTTGGGATCGGCAGCAAGAGACTTCTTGTACTTGGCCATTGCATCGTCAAAGCCTGCGGGCAGGTCGCCGCGCATGCGCCGTTCGAACTCGGCCCGTTTATCGGCATCAGCGGCTTCAAGGCGTTTCTGCCATTCTTTGCGGGCGTGCGAGGCATTGAGGCCCGCGATCCGCCATGCATCAAGAATGTCTGACGGCACTTCGAACGGACCAGCTTCCCAGCCGAGGGCTTTGCGGGTTGCTTCGATTTCGTCCGCACCGAGAGGCGCTCCATGAACCTTGGAGGTGCCAGCCTTGTTGGGAGACCCGAAGCCGATGGTGGTTTTGCAAGCGATGATCGTCGGCTTGTCGCTCTTCTGAGCGGCTTCAATCGCGGTGGCGATGGCTTCGTGATCGTGGCCGTCGATGGAATCGGTGTTCCAGTTGCAGGCCCGGAAGCGAGCGAGCTGATCGGTGGAGTCGGAAACAGTTACCGCACCATCGATGGTGACATTGTTGTCATCCCAGAACAGGATCAGCTTGTTGAGCTTGAGGTGGCCTGCAAGCGCAATGGCTTCCTGACTGATGCCTTCCATCAGGCAGCCGTCGCCAGCCAGCGCATAGGTGTGGTGATCAACCAGATCGTCACCAAACTGTGCCGCCATCAATTTTTCGGTGATCGCCATGCCAACGGCATTGGCAAGACCCTGACCGAGCGGACCAGTGGTGGTTTCGATGCCAGAGGCATGACCATATTCCGGGTGACCTGCGGTTTTGCTGCCGAGCTGGCGGAAGTTGGCCAGGTCGTCCATGGTCATGTCTTCGTATCCAAGCAGATGCAGCAGCGAATAAAGCAGCATGGATCCGTGCCCTGCGGACAGGACGAAACGGTCTCTGTCTGCCCACTTGGGCGCCTTGGGATCAAATTTCATGAATTTGGTGAAGAGTACGGTCGCAATATCTGCAGCCCCCATGGGGAGGCCGGGGTGACCGGATTGGGCTTTCTCAACGGCGTCCATCGCGAGAAAGCGAATGGCATGTGCCATGCGGGTCTGTTTTTCCATGTTGCTCATGAACTCTGCTTCTGGGATATCGGACAGACAAGATCGGAAGTGCGTCTTTTCATTCTACCCACGCCTTCTCTCGCCTTCGAATTCTATCAGGTTAAACAGGAACTGCCTTGCCACGTCGCAAGCCCGGCAGACAGGGGCTGATACAAACGCCTGACATTTAGCATTCGTGGGGCGTAAGTCAACGTGAACATACCGGTCTTAGGGCTAAAACTTCGACTTTCGACTAAGGAACCAATCCTCTGTGGACGGGGCCTGTTGACGAATGGGGCCCATTGACGCGCTATATGGAAGTCACCTAGGTTCATTTCAACAGAACGCGCTTGGCGACTCATTCGGCTGATGTTCTGCGATTTCGGGTGGTTTTGGTGTCCAAAATCGAGAGAGCCGGAAAGCCGCGCACGGGGGGGACGTGTAAGGCTTCTCGCGCGATATCTGCTTTGGGATTATGGTTTAGCCCGAAACATTCTGGTCGCCGATCCGATGCGTCCGGTTGCGGAGTGCAGGGTCGACGCTGACTGGTGTGGGACCGGGCTGTTGGTCAACTTGGGGGTAAGATGGGTGAAAAGCCTGGGGTGAGCGAAGCCTTGGTCCGACTGGATCGGGCCATTGCAGCCCTTGAAGAGGCGGTCGATAAGCATCAAGAAAAGGCTTCGTCGATCCAGACATTGCGGGGAGATCTGCAGCGGCTCAGCACGGAGCGGTCGGAGCTGTCCGCATCTCTGGAACAGGCAAAGTCGCGCTCGGATAAACTCGAGAGCGCCAATGTGGAAGTATCGCGCCGTCTGGGTGCTGCGATGGAATCGGTCCGGGCCGTGTTGGAACAACATGGCGGATAGAGGTTACAGAGCAACAATGCGGTGATCCGCGCCGATACACGGGGCGGGCAGGAATGACGAGCGATTTCGCGGTGATCAAACCGCGAAAAGGCGCACTTTGGGAAGTGACCGGAGAACTATATGGTGCAGGTCAGCGTCAGCATCAACGGGCGTGCCTACCGCATGGCCTGTGAAGATGGTCAGGAAGATCATCTGTTGTCTTTGGCGCGTCAATTCGACGGTATCATTGCAGAGTTGCGAGAGAATTTCGGAGAGATCGGGGACCAGCGCCTCACGGTAATGGCCGGAATCATGGCCATGGACCAAATGTCGGAGATGTCGTCCAAGGTCGAAACCCTGTCCGAAGAGATCAAGACGCTCAGAGACGCGCGCTATGCCATCAAGGAAAAGAACGAAGGCGATCAGGAAGCGCTCGCCGATCGAATTGACAAGGCGGCAGAGCAACTGGAACGGCTCTCGAAGGTTCTTCTGGACAACTGATCTTGCATAGCTGGTCTGCAAAACCATTTTTTAAGCCAACATGTCGGTTGATGAGCAAAGTGGTGCTGGAATTTCGTTTTCGGCTCCTATATATATGAACGTCTGCTGCACTTCGCGTTAGAAGCAACTTATCCTCGGGGCCTTACTGATCCGAACGGGAGCTGGCACTGATAGGGATCGTGGTCCTCTTCAACCGGCGCCCACCTTAACTTAAGGTGTCCCAGGATCTGAAAAAGCTTCGACGGTCGATGCGGCATACCATTCAAAAGCGGTCCTCCTTATTTTAGGGTGGGCCGCTTTTTTTTGGTTGGCTCTGGGCTTGAATCGGCGCAGTTTGGTAACGGCCGATGTTGAGCCGGGCGGAATTCGGCAAAACTGGGCGAACGATAAGGCGGGGTGGCAGGCGCGTTGAACGTCATGTCTGCGCAATGGGGGACGAATGGACAGTGTTGCTTTGAAGGCTGAAAAGGCCGAAACGCGCAAGACGATGCGGGCGAGACGAGATGCCGTGCCTGAGGAAACGCGGGCGGACATGTCGCGGCTTGCATGCGCCAACCTTGTCACCCATGTGCCTTTGGAGGGAGCCCGGATCGTCGGTCTCTTCATGCCCATCCAGTCTGAAATCGATCCCACTTTTCTTGTCCCGGAGCTACGGGAGAAAGGTCTGGGACTGGCCCTTCCTGTCCCCATCGGGCGGACCGGGATGATGTTCCGCGCCTACAAGGAGGGAGCCGAACTTGTGGATGTCGGTTTTGGCACCCGTGCTGCGGCTCCGGGGGCACCTGAAGTCGTTCCGGATCTGCTTGTCATGCCGCTATTGGCGTTCGATGGTCAATGTAATCGCATCGGATATGGGGCAGGGCATTACGATCGCTATATCTCCGAACGGATCCTTTCAGGCGGCAGGCCGACGCTTGTGGGGCTGGCCTTTTCCTTTCAGCAACTGGACAAGGTGCCCATTGGTGGTTATGACCTGCCACTGGATATAATTGTGACTGACAAGGACGTGATCCGTGCGCCTATGGGCGATTAGGCGGATTTTGAGTGACTACATGCGATTGCTGTTTATTGGAGATATAGTCGGGCGAGCCGGGCGAAACATCGTACTGAACAGGCTTCCCGGTCTGGTTGAGCAGTACGGCATCGATTTCGTGGTGATCAATGGCGAGAATTCTGCTGCTGGTTTTGGCATCACAGAGGCCATCCTGCAGGATCTTATCGATGCGGGTGGCGATGCCATCACCACCGGAAACCACGTCTGGGACCAACGTGATGCCCTTGTTTTTTGTGAGCGTCAGCCCGCATTTCTGCGTCCGGTGAACTATCCATCCGGCGTTCCCGGCAAAGGCGCCAATCTCTACACCGCCCGCAATGGTGCCAACGTTCTGGTGATGAATGCCATGGGGCGGGTGTATATGGATGCGATGGACTGTCCCTTCAACGCGATTGAAAAGGAACTGGCGGCGTGCCCGATGGGCGAGTTTGCAGATGCCACCATCGTCGACTTCCATGCCGAGGCGACCTCTGAAAAAGAAGCGATGGGGCATTTTCTGGACGGACGGGTTAGTCTGGTGGTCGGGACGCACACCCATGTGCCCACCTCGGACTATCGCGTGTTGCCAGGTGGCACTGCCTATATGAGCGATGCTGGCATGTGCGGCGATTACGACTCGGTGCTTGGTATGGAGAAGGAAGAGCCGGTACGCCGGTTCGTCACCAAGATTCCTTCCGGGCGCTTCACACCGGCGCTCGGGGAGCCGACCCTTTGTGGAGTTGCTGTCGATACGGACGATGCGTCCGGACTTGCCGTTGCCGTCGAGCCCTTGCGCTTGGGTGGGCATCTGGCGCAGCATATCCCGTCATTTTGGGAAAAGAGCAGCAATTGAGCCAGCTTTGGCTCGGCAGGACCATGAGACGGCTTGATCTTTGCTGTGCTCTTGTGGCATGACCTGCAACAAATTTTGAAGCGCTCCGATGGGCTCATCCGGCGGCGATCATCAAAACATACGGAAAATAGGATTATGGCAGGCCATTCAAAATTCAAGAACATCATGTATCGCAAAGGCGCTCAGGATGCCAAACGATCCAAGTTGTTCTCAAAACTCTCCAAAGAGATCACGGTTGCTGCGAAGATGGGCGGCTCGGACCCGGATTCGAATGCTCGCCTGCGTCTGGCCATCCAGAACGCGCGTGGCCAGTCCATGCCGAAAGACAATATCGACCGGGCCATCAAGAAAGCCGAAGCGGGTGATGAAGGCAACTTCGACGAGGTGCGTTACGAGGGCTATGGTCCAGCCGGCACCGCTGTCGTGGTCGAGGCCTTGACCGACAACCGCAACCGCACAGCCTCCAACGTCCGTGCAGCCTTCACCAAAAATGGTGGCACGCTGGGCGAGACCGGATCGGTGGCTTTCATGTTCGATCGCGTTGGCGAGATTGTCTACCCTGCTGACGTTGGGGATGCGGACACCGTGCTTGAAGCTGCCATTGAGGCCGGTGCTGACGATGTTCAGAGCGATGAGGATGGTCATACCATCTACACCGCGTTCGAAGATATGGCCGAAGTCAGCAAGGCGCTTGAAGAATCGTTTGGCAAGGAAGCCGAATCCCAGAAAGCCGTCTGGAAGCCCCAGAACGAGATCGATGTGGATGCCGAAAAAGCAGGCACGATCATGAAGCTCATGAACGCTTTGGACGACGACGAAGACGTGCAGAACGTCTATTCCAACTTCACCATGAGCGATGAAGTGATGGCCTCGCTGGAAGGCTGAGCCTTTCCGGATTTTCGTCAATGAAATTCAAGCCCCGTCCGGCATCTGCCGAGGCGGGGTTTTTTATTGGTTGGCGGTTGCAGTCAGAACCTTGATGCTGGCCGCGCCAAACAACATCGCAAAAACGCCGTCCAGAATGCGTCTGCTTTTGCGGTATCCGGCGACGATTGGCTTGCTGGCGAACAGCACTGCATAAAGGTGGCAAACAAAGGCACTTTGGCACCCAAGGGCTAGGACGACTGTGGCCAGATCCATCGGCGTGGCATCCTTGGGCAGGCCCAACGCATAGATGGAGCCCAGAAACAGGATGGCCTTGGGATTGGTCAGGTGGATCGCGAGACCCTTGAGATAGGTGCGCCGTAGTCCGGACCGAGTGCCATGCAGGGCGGCATGATCCTCAAGGGTTGGGCGCATCGCTGAGCGGGCAGACTTGATCGCCAGATAAAACAGATAGGCGGCACCGGCATATTTCAGGGTTTCAAACAGCCAAGCGTTCGCCAGCATCACGGTTCCCATGCCGAGCGCGGCAGCGGTCGACCAGACAAATGAGCCTGTGGTGATGCCCGAGGCAAGGATCAGGCCGTGCTTGCGGCCGTTTGCCATGGATGTGCCAGCGATGGCGAGGGTTGCCGGACCCGGGCTGGCCATTGCGATGAGGGCGGCGCCCAAGATAAGGGGAAGATTGATGTCTGCCATCTGAATTGGGTTCCTGACGTGCGGTGCGGTTTACCATCCTTACACACGGTGACGAGAAGTCAATTCCTGTTAGACTTGGGAGTTTGTTCTGGTATTGTTCATTTTTCTTGGGTAAGGATGAAGGCATGAAAACGCATCCGATCCGAATCGTGGGATTTGATCCCGGCCTCCGACGCACCGGCTGGGGCGCGATCGACGTGATCAGCAACCGGCTGATTTTCGTCGCCTCAGGGCTTGTCACGTCTGATGCCAAAACGGATCTGGCGAGCCGTCTGTTGCAGCTGCATACCGGGGTTATGGATGTGCTCGAACGCTATGAGCCCAATGAGGTGGCGGTCGAGCAGACCTTTGTCAATAAGGATGCGGCGGCCACTCTTAAACTCGGTCAGGCAAGGGCTATATCGCTTCTCGCTCCTGCCCAGCGCGGGCTGGAAGTGGCAGAATATGCGCCCAATGCGGTGAAGAAAACCGTGGTTGGTGTGGGCCACGCCGACAAGAACCAAGTCCAGACGATGGTCAAGATGCTGCTGCCCAAGGCGCAGTTCGACAGCGAGGATGCGGCGGATGCTCTGGCCATCGCCATATGCCACGCCCATCAACGGGGTCAGAAGAATTACAAGATCGCCTGAGTGGCGGTCGCCTTAGCAATGGGCGGGATGACTGGATGATTGGCAAACTCAAGGGTTTGATTGACGAATATGCAGACACC encodes:
- a CDS encoding TIGR00282 family metallophosphoesterase → MRLLFIGDIVGRAGRNIVLNRLPGLVEQYGIDFVVINGENSAAGFGITEAILQDLIDAGGDAITTGNHVWDQRDALVFCERQPAFLRPVNYPSGVPGKGANLYTARNGANVLVMNAMGRVYMDAMDCPFNAIEKELAACPMGEFADATIVDFHAEATSEKEAMGHFLDGRVSLVVGTHTHVPTSDYRVLPGGTAYMSDAGMCGDYDSVLGMEKEEPVRRFVTKIPSGRFTPALGEPTLCGVAVDTDDASGLAVAVEPLRLGGHLAQHIPSFWEKSSN
- a CDS encoding YebC/PmpR family DNA-binding transcriptional regulator — translated: MAGHSKFKNIMYRKGAQDAKRSKLFSKLSKEITVAAKMGGSDPDSNARLRLAIQNARGQSMPKDNIDRAIKKAEAGDEGNFDEVRYEGYGPAGTAVVVEALTDNRNRTASNVRAAFTKNGGTLGETGSVAFMFDRVGEIVYPADVGDADTVLEAAIEAGADDVQSDEDGHTIYTAFEDMAEVSKALEESFGKEAESQKAVWKPQNEIDVDAEKAGTIMKLMNALDDDEDVQNVYSNFTMSDEVMASLEG
- a CDS encoding LysE family translocator, which translates into the protein MADINLPLILGAALIAMASPGPATLAIAGTSMANGRKHGLILASGITTGSFVWSTAAALGMGTVMLANAWLFETLKYAGAAYLFYLAIKSARSAMRPTLEDHAALHGTRSGLRRTYLKGLAIHLTNPKAILFLGSIYALGLPKDATPMDLATVVLALGCQSAFVCHLYAVLFASKPIVAGYRKSRRILDGVFAMLFGAASIKVLTATANQ
- the ruvC gene encoding crossover junction endodeoxyribonuclease RuvC; translation: MKTHPIRIVGFDPGLRRTGWGAIDVISNRLIFVASGLVTSDAKTDLASRLLQLHTGVMDVLERYEPNEVAVEQTFVNKDAAATLKLGQARAISLLAPAQRGLEVAEYAPNAVKKTVVGVGHADKNQVQTMVKMLLPKAQFDSEDAADALAIAICHAHQRGQKNYKIA